The Euphorbia lathyris chromosome 8, ddEupLath1.1, whole genome shotgun sequence genome has a window encoding:
- the LOC136202206 gene encoding protein MAIN-LIKE 1-like: MDAEDDAWLVTERVPDGPVDGSVIPSFNGHVAAGIWKGQMRSLLKCHTRSADCKTLTRWYRESTREVQQMIDASGLSHLPSTMFAHIDMPLICAFVERWQPDTNSFHLPVGEMTIMLHDVWHILRIPVEGHMVTSNEGPHMLQTICMELLGCTRKELLSQHYRGGGVFASSVIEMCSTERIVESEAIGWMWLMLGSTLFVDKSGDQIQPACLLEVQDGLDDLTGYSRGSAVLAYLYRRLGIASRGDCGQITGCLTLLQAWIFEYFPTFRPRQERVPVGPHVLRACMWSSSSIDSPRIFSDVDAVRS, encoded by the exons atg GATGCTGAGGACGATGCATGGCTTGTTACGGAGCGGGTGCCCGACGGTCCCGTAGATGGTAGTGTGATTCCCAGCTTTAATGGGCACGTTGCCGCTGGGATATGGAAAGGGCAGATGAGGAGCCTCCTCAAGTGCCATACTAGATCGGCTGATTGTAAAACATTGACCAGATGGTACAGGGAGTCGACCCGAGAGGTCCAGCAGATGATTGACGCATCTGGATTATCACACCTCCCATCGACGATGTTCGCCCACATCGATATGCCCCTCATATGCGCTtttgtggagcggtggcagccggACACTAACTCATTTCACTTGCCCGTTGGTGAGATGACCATCAtgttgcatgatgtgtggcataTTCTACGCATTCCGGTGGAAGGGCATATGGTGACTTCTAACGAAGGGCCGCATATGCTTCAGACAATATGTATGGAGTTGTTGGGGTGCACTAGGAAGGAGTTGTTGAGTCAACATTATAGAGGTGGCGGAGTATTTGCTAGTTCTGTCATTGAGATGTGTTCGACAGAGCGGATTGTCGAGAGTGAGGCGATCGGGTGGATGTGGTTGATGTTAGGTTCCACCTTGTTTGTAGACAAGAGTGGCGACCAGATCCAACCCGCCTGCTTGCTGGAGGTGCAAGATGGGTTAGATGATTTGACTGGATACTCCAGGGGCTCAGCAGTACTAGCATACTTATATCGTCGGTTAGGTATTGCTAGTAGAGGAGATTGTGGGCAGATCACGGGATGTCTGACTCTTCTTCAGGCATGGATATTTGAGTACTTTCCGACCTTCAGACCCCGACAGGAGAGAGTACCAGTGGGACCACACGTACTTAGGGCTTGTATGTGGTCATCGAGCTCGATAGATTCGCCGAGGATATTCA GTGATGTGGATGCCGTACGGTCCTGA
- the LOC136202713 gene encoding protein MAIN-LIKE 1-like produces MEDWDESFEQQDTIKRGGRGVTTSVRRDREALKQQRLRQHIRVAEEEHVDDVGIHTDMDETDMYDSGHDEMDRIPLRQVKKGRGGRFVTGESSARSSKRFKDGEDDAWLITELVPGGPIDGSVIPSFNGHVAVGIWKGQMRSLLKCHTRSTDCKTLTRLYRQSTREVQHMIDASGLSHLPSMMFSHIDMPLICAFVERWQPDTSSFHMPFGEMTIMLHDVWHILRIPVEGQMVTSNKGSHFLQAICMMLLGFTRKELLSLHYRDGRVYASSVIEMCSTKGIAESEAIGWMWLMLGSTLFVDKSVDRIQAACLLEVHDGLNDVTGYSWGSAALAYLYRQLGIASRGDCGQITGCLTLLQAWIYEYFPCFRPQREGVPVGPDVPRARMWSSRSMEKSEDRLSTFRFRLDRLTAKEVMWMPYGPDVVSRTPRTTYTGWIRYRDVMEPYMPGRCLRQLGYVQTVPMSIIRPSKAIRPWTSSQYQVEVPDVIAVDIWRLFPDSSSLITSRYIPARISSACHESYISWYYRYSHPRVINDIYAPIQEVLTRFNNDFRVNRMANLCYNMVDVIKQLDKDESVKWAEQLAEVMSDWHLAR; encoded by the exons ATGGAGGATTGGG ATGAGAGTTTCGAACAGCAGGACACGATCAAGCGTGGTGGGCGTGGTGTCACTACCTCTGTTCGGAGGGACAGGGAGGCACTGAAGCAGCAAAGGTTGAGACAGCACATTAGAGTTGCTGAAGAGGAGCATGTGGATGATGTCGGCATTCATACGGACATGGATGAGACTGATATGTATGACTCGGGTCATGATGAGATGGATAGGATCCCACTTCGTCAGGTGAAGAAGGGGAGAGGCGGTCGTTTTGTTACTGGAGAGTCGTCAGCTA ggaGCAGCAAACGCTTTAAGGATGGTGAGGACGATGCATGGCTCATTACGGAGCTGGTGCCCGGCGGTCCGATAGATGGTAGCGTGATTCCTAGCTTTAATGGGCATGTTGCCGTTGGGATATGGAAAGGGCAGATGAGGAGCCTCCTTAAGTGCCATACTAGATCGACCGATTGTAAAACATTGACCAGATTGTACAGGCAGTCGACCCGAGAGGTCCAACATATGATTGACGCATCTGGATTATCACACCTCCCATCGATGATGTTCTCCCACATCGATATGCCCCTCATATGCGCTtttgtggagcggtggcagccagacactTCCTCATTTCACATGCCTTTTGGTGAGATGACCATCAtgttgcatgatgtgtggcataTTCTACGCATTCCAGTGGAGGGGCAGATGGTGACTTCTAATAAGGGGTCGCATTTTCTTCAGGCAATATGTATGATGCTGTTAGGGTTCACTAGGAAGGAGCTGTTGAGTCTGCATTATAGAGATGGCAGAGTATATGCTAGTTCCGTCATTGAGATGTGTTCGACAAAGGGGATTGCCGAGAGTGAGGCGATCGGATGGATGTGGTTGATGTTAGGTTCCACCTTATTTGTAGATAAGAGTGTCGATCGGATCCAAGCCGCCTGCTTGCTGGAGGTGCACGATGGGTTAAATGACGTGACTGGATACTCGTGGGGCTCAGCAGCACTAGCATACTTATACCGTCAGTTAGGTATTGCTAGTAGAGGAGATTGTGGTCAGATCACGGGATGTCTGACTCTTCTTCAGGCATGGATATATGAGTACTTTCCGTGCTTCAGACCCCAGCGAGAGGGAGTGCCAGTGGGACCAGACGTACCTAGGGCTCGCATGTGGTCATCGAGGTCGATGGAGAAGTCAGAGGATCGGCTGAGCACATTCCGTTTCCGGCTTGATAGATTGACTGCAAAAGAG gtgatgtggatgccgTACGGTCCTGATGTCGTATCCCGCACTCCGAGGACTACATATACAGGATGGATACGATATCGGGATGTGATGGAGCCGTACATGCCTGGTCGATGCCTCCGCCAGTTGGGGTATGTCCAGACAGTTCCGATGTCGATTATTAGACCCTCGAAGGCCATACGTCCGTGGACTAGTTCTCAGTATCAGGTAGAGGTTCCAGACGTGATTGCAGTCGATATTTGGCGATTATTCCCCGATTCGTCATCGCTCATCACATCTCGGTACATTCCCGCTCGGATTTCGTCAGCATGCCATGAATCGTACATATCCTGGTACTATCGCTATTCACATCCACGTGTCATAAACGACATTTATGCACCCATACAGGAGGTTCTTACTCGTTTCAACAAtgatttt CGGGTTAATCGTATGGCTAATTTGTGCTATAATATGGTAGACGTGATTAAGCAGTTAGATAAGGATGAGTCGGTGAAGTGGGCGGAGCAGTTGGCAGAGGTTATGAGTGATTGGCATTTGGCCAGATGA
- the LOC136202714 gene encoding choline-phosphate cytidylyltransferase 1-like isoform X2, which produces MEKSKVKAAEPPKDRPVRVYADGIYDLFHFGHAGSLEQAKKLFPNTHLLVGCCSDEITHMYKGKTVMTEQERYESLRHCRWVDEVIPDAPWVLTQEFLDKHRIDYVAHDSLPYADASGAGNDVYEFVKSVGKFKETQRTDGISTSDIIMRIVKDYNEYVMRNLARGYSRKDLGVSYVKEKRLRASMGLKKLHETVKKQQEKIQTVAKTARVHRNEWVENADRLVAGFLEMFEEGCHKMGTAIRDRIQEQLRKQQLITDGKEEDASDGEYYYEEGTDEDDYTDEDK; this is translated from the exons ATGGAGAAATCCAAGGTAAAGGCCGCTGAACCTCCCAAAGATCGCCCTGTTCGTGTTTACGCTGACGGCATTTACGATCTCTTCCACTTTGGCCATGCCGGCTCTCTCGAACAAGCCAAAAAACT GTTTCCGAATACGCATCTTTTGGTTGGATGctgtagtgatgaaatcactcaTATGTATAAAGGTAAAACTGTCATGACAGAACAGGAACGTTATGAATCTCTTCGCCATTGCAG ATGGGTTGATGAAGTGATACCTGATGCTCCATGGGTGCTCACACAAGAGTTCCTTGATAAACATCGAATTGACTATGTGGCCCACGACTCTCTTCC TTATGCTGATGCAAGTGGGGCTGGAAATGATGTCTATGAATTT GTGAAGTCCGTCGgaaagtttaaagaaactcaACGAACTGATGGCATTTCAACATCAGATATTATAATGCGTATTGTCAAAGATTACAATGAATATGTGATGCGTAATTTGgcccgtggttattcaagaaagGACCTTGGTGTTAGCTATGTGAAG GAAAAACGGCTGCGAGCAAGCATGGGACTTAAAAAGTTGCACGAAACAGTTAAAAAGCAGCAAGAGAAG ATACAAACAGTAGCTAAAACTGCTCGGGTACATCGAAACGAATGGGTGGAGAATGCTGATCGACTAGTCGCTGGATTTCTTGAGATGTTTGAAGAAGGTTGTCATAAAATG GGTACGGCAATCAGAGATCGAATTCAGGAGCAACTAAGGAAGCAGCAGTTGATAACAGATGGGAAGGAGGAGGACGCCAGCGATGGCGAGTACTACTACGAAGAGGGTACTGATGAAGATGATTACACTGATGAGGACAAATGA
- the LOC136202714 gene encoding choline-phosphate cytidylyltransferase 1-like isoform X1 — MEKSKVKAAEPPKDRPVRVYADGIYDLFHFGHAGSLEQAKKLFPNTHLLVGCCSDEITHMYKGKTVMTEQERYESLRHCRWVDEVIPDAPWVLTQEFLDKHRIDYVAHDSLPYADASGAGNDVYEFVKSVGKFKETQRTDGISTSDIIMRIVKDYNEYVMRNLARGYSRKDLGVSYVKEKRLRASMGLKKLHETVKKQQEKVEETIQTVAKTARVHRNEWVENADRLVAGFLEMFEEGCHKMGTAIRDRIQEQLRKQQLITDGKEEDASDGEYYYEEGTDEDDYTDEDK, encoded by the exons ATGGAGAAATCCAAGGTAAAGGCCGCTGAACCTCCCAAAGATCGCCCTGTTCGTGTTTACGCTGACGGCATTTACGATCTCTTCCACTTTGGCCATGCCGGCTCTCTCGAACAAGCCAAAAAACT GTTTCCGAATACGCATCTTTTGGTTGGATGctgtagtgatgaaatcactcaTATGTATAAAGGTAAAACTGTCATGACAGAACAGGAACGTTATGAATCTCTTCGCCATTGCAG ATGGGTTGATGAAGTGATACCTGATGCTCCATGGGTGCTCACACAAGAGTTCCTTGATAAACATCGAATTGACTATGTGGCCCACGACTCTCTTCC TTATGCTGATGCAAGTGGGGCTGGAAATGATGTCTATGAATTT GTGAAGTCCGTCGgaaagtttaaagaaactcaACGAACTGATGGCATTTCAACATCAGATATTATAATGCGTATTGTCAAAGATTACAATGAATATGTGATGCGTAATTTGgcccgtggttattcaagaaagGACCTTGGTGTTAGCTATGTGAAG GAAAAACGGCTGCGAGCAAGCATGGGACTTAAAAAGTTGCACGAAACAGTTAAAAAGCAGCAAGAGAAGGTGGAGGAAACT ATACAAACAGTAGCTAAAACTGCTCGGGTACATCGAAACGAATGGGTGGAGAATGCTGATCGACTAGTCGCTGGATTTCTTGAGATGTTTGAAGAAGGTTGTCATAAAATG GGTACGGCAATCAGAGATCGAATTCAGGAGCAACTAAGGAAGCAGCAGTTGATAACAGATGGGAAGGAGGAGGACGCCAGCGATGGCGAGTACTACTACGAAGAGGGTACTGATGAAGATGATTACACTGATGAGGACAAATGA